The following proteins are co-located in the Opitutaceae bacterium genome:
- the nrdR gene encoding transcriptional repressor NrdR: MRCPKCTSIEDKVIDSRIGREGSTIRRRRECLECGHRFTTTETHVRDGMVVLKRDGRREDFDRDKLVRAVRAACHKRPIDAEQISMLIDDVLDAMEARFDSEVPSHAIGDGVMQRLRNIDQVAYVRFASVYKEFRDVGEFVEEISLLHQPSPGDEPRDQAD, encoded by the coding sequence ATGCGTTGCCCCAAGTGCACTTCGATTGAGGACAAGGTCATCGACTCCCGCATCGGACGCGAGGGGTCGACCATCCGGCGCCGGCGCGAATGCCTCGAGTGCGGCCATCGCTTCACGACCACGGAGACCCACGTGCGCGACGGCATGGTCGTGCTTAAACGGGACGGCCGGCGGGAGGATTTCGACCGCGACAAGCTCGTCCGCGCCGTGCGGGCGGCCTGCCACAAGCGGCCCATCGACGCCGAGCAGATTTCCATGCTCATCGACGACGTGCTCGACGCCATGGAGGCCCGCTTCGACAGCGAGGTGCCATCGCATGCGATCGGTGACGGCGTCATGCAGCGCCTTCGCAACATCGACCAGGTCGCGTACGTCCGATTCGCCAGCGTGTACAAGGAATTCCGCGACGTCGGCGAATTCGTCGAGGAGATCAGCCTGCTTCAC